From a region of the Mytilus galloprovincialis chromosome 3, xbMytGall1.hap1.1, whole genome shotgun sequence genome:
- the LOC143067937 gene encoding uncharacterized protein LOC143067937 translates to MSSLSKQEKKCFPPISNRQKLSTSSNEHELEKSTDSYRKPDSDRDNEETCASPVFKLPTIERTKSRSISSISSPTSTLGSRQFSRDSKPSRRSICRSPSCPSNIGLARSDSINNDRTDSFIENRVYNHFPQRENEEDNVKLPSIFRNASSLPISPRNSSLSNKWKPDKENGYVYSLRRTESFQDSTKETINHEQQQTHALLLPMRNVDNVSRAKNKKKKKFQKSNSESYENTMPEKESSLGRWSGFENDQNKINGSKECLIEGTVTDRSVEMVSARKMKKWMKQHPSKEGQVKA, encoded by the coding sequence ATGTCGTCTCTTTCTAagcaagaaaaaaaatgttttccgcCTATTTCGAACCGCCAGAAATTGAGCACTTCTAGTAATGAACATGAATTAGAGAAGAGTACAGACTCTTACCGTAAACCAGATAGTGATCGAGATAATGAGGAGACATGTGCAAGTCCGGTGTTTAAACTTCCAACAATCGAGCGTACTAAATCAAGGAGTATTTCGAGTATATCAAGTCCTACAAGTACACTTGGATCTCGTCAGTTCTCAAGAGATAGCAAACCGAGCCGACGCTCAATTTGTAGATCTCCGAGCTGTCCATCAAATATAGGATTAGCTAGATCAGATTCTATAAATAATGATAGAACGGATTCATTCATAGAAAATAGAGTCTATAATCATTTTCCCCAACGGGAAAACGAAGAAGACAATGTTAAATTACCAAGTATTTTTAGAAACGCTTCTAGTTTACCAATATCTCCAAGAAATTCGAGTTTATCGAATAAATGGAAACCGGACAAAGAAAATGGTTACGTATATAGTTTACGAAGAACAGAATCGTTTCAGGACAGTACTAAAGAAACAATAAACCATGAACAACAACAAACTCACGCTTTATTGTTGCCAATGCGAAACGTAGACAATGTTTCAagagcaaaaaataaaaagaagaaaaagtttcaaaaatcTAATTCCGAGAGTTATGAAAATACAATGCCTGAAAAAGAGAGTAGTTTAGGACGATGGAGTGGGTTTGAAAAtgaccaaaataaaataaatggttCTAAAGAGTGCTTGATCGAAGGTACTGTAACCGACCGATCAGTTGAAATGGTAAGCGctagaaaaatgaaaaaatggaTGAAACAACACCCATCAAAGGAAGGTCAAGTGAAAGCTTAA